Proteins encoded together in one Lathyrus oleraceus cultivar Zhongwan6 chromosome 5, CAAS_Psat_ZW6_1.0, whole genome shotgun sequence window:
- the LOC127082120 gene encoding uncharacterized protein LOC127082120, protein METLAELRAQVLQLQNENARYREERCASEAKDTSDRASINCQPKFPEGISPCQLYLSSPTYRIVGKGKVHNTSGELLHHNPLPVGYMKVSVDLVLDTDALLPLPDVVSETTLMRDCL, encoded by the exons atggagaccttggcggagttaagggcacaagtactccaactgcaaaacgagaatgcaaggtatagagaggaaaggtgcgcttccgaggcaaaagatactagtgaccgagctagtatcaattgtcaaccgaaatttcccgag ggcatttcaccttgtcagctgtatctatcgtcaccaacttatcgcatagttggcaagggaaaagtgcacaatacttcgggtgaattacttcaccataatcccctcccggtgggatatatgaaagtttcggttgaccttgtattagatacggacgcccttctaccattacctgacgttgtttcagagacaacgttgatgcgagat tgtttgtaa